Proteins encoded together in one Candidatus Thermoplasmatota archaeon window:
- the endA gene encoding tRNA-intron lyase gives MSAKAPAARGELRGNRVLVADEAQGASLYNKGAFGVPRSGGGVDLSLLEAAFLAEEGRLSVQDGGARRALPELFEIASRLVPEFETRYLVYRDLRKRGYVAAAARDGREFHLHPRGGFPGRTAPTHVVFAIEERGTFETLEVLEACREAARRLRKVLLAVADEEGDLTYYEAGLAELAGKAPGAGVELPAGSEGVLAAGRVGVWDSAAQEALARGAFGNAVGPVRWLSLVEAAWLAGRGLAVRDAVTGRALSAEGLRALAEKSQSDFPLRYRAYDALRKAGLVPKTGFKFGTHFRVYRGDPATDHAPFLVHALTEGASRPWPEVSGPVRLAHGVRKRLVFRVGDDWLELRRARP, from the coding sequence GTGAGCGCGAAGGCTCCCGCCGCACGGGGGGAGCTCCGGGGAAACCGGGTCCTCGTCGCCGACGAGGCGCAGGGGGCAAGCCTCTACAACAAAGGCGCCTTCGGCGTTCCCCGCTCGGGCGGAGGCGTCGACCTGTCGCTCCTCGAGGCCGCGTTCCTGGCCGAGGAAGGCCGGCTGTCCGTTCAGGACGGAGGCGCGCGCCGCGCGCTTCCGGAACTCTTTGAGATCGCCTCGCGGCTTGTGCCCGAATTCGAGACGCGCTACCTCGTCTACCGCGACCTCCGCAAGCGCGGCTACGTCGCGGCGGCCGCGCGCGACGGGCGCGAGTTCCACCTGCATCCCCGCGGGGGCTTCCCCGGGCGCACCGCTCCCACGCACGTCGTGTTTGCCATCGAGGAACGAGGCACCTTCGAGACGCTTGAGGTGCTGGAGGCGTGCCGCGAGGCGGCGCGACGCTTGCGCAAGGTCCTGCTCGCCGTGGCCGACGAAGAGGGCGATCTCACCTACTACGAGGCGGGCCTCGCCGAGCTTGCGGGGAAGGCCCCTGGCGCCGGGGTCGAGCTTCCGGCCGGTTCCGAGGGGGTCCTCGCGGCCGGGCGGGTGGGCGTGTGGGACTCTGCCGCCCAGGAGGCCTTGGCGCGCGGCGCGTTTGGCAACGCCGTGGGTCCCGTGCGCTGGCTGTCGCTCGTGGAGGCCGCCTGGCTGGCCGGTCGTGGACTTGCCGTGCGCGACGCGGTGACCGGAAGAGCCCTCTCCGCCGAGGGTCTGCGAGCGCTCGCCGAGAAGTCTCAATCCGATTTCCCGCTACGTTACCGTGCTTACGACGCGCTTCGCAAAGCCGGCCTTGTACCCAAGACGGGGTTCAAGTTCGGCACACATTTCCGCGTGTACCGCGGGGACCCGGCGACCGACCACGCGCCGTTCCTCGTCCACGCGCTCACGGAAGGCGCAAGCCGCCCCTGGCCGGAGGTCTCCGGGCCCGTGCGCCTGGCCCACGGCGTCCGCAAGCGCCTGGTGTTCCGCGTGGGGGACGATTGGCTCGAGCTTCGCCGCGCCCGACCGTAG
- a CDS encoding acyl-CoA thioesterase, which yields MDRLAPKPVSASKSELTEQVLPGEANPLGYLLGGRVMHLMDIACAMAALRHCRRPVVTVSVDKLDFRHPVKIGHFIILKSSVNFTGKTSMEVGVKVESEDPLTGERWHTSSAYFTFVALNQFGKPTPIPAVVPQTPEEKRRFAEGKARYEARRAERELRTAARGTGGSGELPPRGKRRGR from the coding sequence ATGGACCGCCTCGCGCCCAAGCCCGTCTCCGCAAGCAAGAGCGAGCTTACCGAGCAGGTGCTCCCCGGCGAGGCCAATCCGCTCGGGTACCTCCTTGGCGGTCGCGTCATGCACCTCATGGACATCGCCTGCGCCATGGCCGCGCTGCGCCACTGCCGCCGTCCCGTCGTGACGGTCTCGGTCGACAAGCTCGACTTCCGCCACCCGGTCAAGATCGGCCACTTCATCATCCTGAAGTCGAGCGTGAACTTCACCGGCAAGACCTCCATGGAGGTGGGCGTCAAGGTCGAGAGCGAGGACCCGCTCACGGGCGAGCGGTGGCACACCTCCTCCGCGTACTTCACGTTCGTCGCGTTGAACCAGTTCGGCAAGCCCACCCCCATCCCGGCCGTCGTCCCGCAGACGCCCGAGGAGAAGCGCCGCTTCGCCGAGGGAAAGGCGCGCTACGAGGCGCGGCGCGCCGAGCGCGAGCTTCGCACCGCCGCGCGCGGGACGGGCGGATCGGGCGAGCTTCCGCCGCGCGGCAAGAGGCGGGGGCGCTAG
- the lysS gene encoding lysine--tRNA ligase: MVHWADVLARDVADESAGPHVLATAITPSGPIHVGNMREVLTTDAVHRALLDRGARSELLYIGDTYDPLRKVYPFLDKGTYEEHVGKPLSEIPCPGPDGKPARCHPSYAHHFLEPFLQALSELGVRPRVMLAHEMYERGDYVEATLRALERTTAIRDILVRVAKREGKIPESYLPFNVQCERCRRLNGPVPLLYETPYVEYACKACGHEGRKDVRQGGGGKLPWRVDWPARWWFLGVTFEAMGKDHAAAGSSWDTGVEIVRDVYGRQPPARTVYEFIQLKGVGAMHSSTGTAVAATDMLKMTPPEVLRFLLMRPHPSKHIDFDPGDGVATLVDEYDAWDRAKFGKDDRRPDMEDLDRVIELSEPEHPMTRDHTHPAISWQNLAILWQANRHTRDPLAQIRRVLQERQGVRLDARDEAWLQSRVRHVAYWLSAFAPDKWKFTLHGDWSPALARGLDESDRRLAATLAQALSAVAWEPQAVHDAVYAAAEKAGLPGKKGFEVVYKAFLGQPRGPRAGYFLASLERDFVARRLQDAAAG, encoded by the coding sequence GTGGTCCATTGGGCCGACGTGCTCGCCCGCGACGTCGCGGACGAAAGCGCGGGACCCCACGTGCTGGCGACGGCCATCACGCCCTCGGGGCCCATCCACGTGGGCAACATGCGCGAGGTGCTCACGACCGACGCGGTCCACCGCGCGCTCTTGGACCGCGGCGCGCGCTCCGAGCTTCTGTACATCGGCGACACGTACGATCCCCTCCGAAAGGTGTACCCCTTCCTCGACAAGGGGACGTACGAGGAGCACGTGGGAAAGCCGCTCTCGGAGATTCCGTGCCCGGGCCCGGACGGAAAGCCCGCCCGCTGCCATCCGAGCTACGCGCACCACTTCCTCGAGCCCTTCCTCCAAGCGCTTTCGGAGCTTGGCGTGCGGCCGCGCGTGATGCTCGCCCACGAGATGTACGAGCGCGGCGACTACGTCGAGGCGACCCTGCGCGCCCTCGAACGGACGACCGCGATCCGCGACATCCTCGTGCGAGTCGCCAAGCGCGAGGGCAAGATCCCGGAGAGCTACCTTCCCTTCAACGTGCAATGCGAGCGCTGCCGGCGCCTCAACGGCCCCGTGCCTCTCCTCTACGAGACGCCGTACGTCGAGTACGCGTGCAAGGCGTGCGGCCACGAGGGCCGCAAGGACGTCCGCCAAGGCGGCGGCGGCAAGCTGCCCTGGCGCGTCGACTGGCCCGCGCGCTGGTGGTTCCTAGGCGTCACCTTCGAGGCCATGGGAAAGGACCACGCGGCCGCCGGGTCGAGCTGGGACACGGGCGTGGAGATCGTTCGCGACGTGTACGGACGCCAGCCGCCGGCGCGCACGGTCTACGAGTTCATCCAGCTCAAAGGCGTAGGCGCCATGCACAGCAGCACCGGCACGGCGGTCGCGGCCACGGACATGCTCAAGATGACGCCGCCCGAGGTGCTGCGCTTCCTCCTCATGCGCCCCCACCCGTCCAAGCACATCGACTTCGACCCGGGCGACGGCGTCGCCACGCTCGTGGACGAATACGACGCGTGGGACCGCGCCAAGTTCGGCAAGGACGACCGGCGGCCCGACATGGAGGATCTCGACCGCGTGATCGAGCTCTCCGAACCGGAGCATCCCATGACGCGCGACCACACGCACCCGGCCATCTCCTGGCAGAACCTCGCCATCCTCTGGCAGGCCAACCGGCACACGCGCGATCCCCTCGCGCAGATCCGCCGCGTGCTCCAGGAGCGGCAGGGCGTGCGCCTGGACGCGCGGGACGAGGCGTGGCTGCAAAGCCGCGTGCGGCACGTCGCGTACTGGCTCTCCGCCTTTGCGCCCGACAAGTGGAAGTTCACGCTGCACGGGGACTGGTCGCCGGCGCTTGCTCGCGGCTTGGACGAATCGGACCGGCGCCTCGCCGCGACGCTTGCCCAAGCGCTCTCCGCCGTCGCGTGGGAGCCGCAGGCCGTCCACGACGCCGTCTACGCGGCCGCCGAGAAGGCCGGTCTTCCGGGGAAGAAAGGTTTCGAGGTCGTGTACAAGGCGTTCCTCGGGCAGCCGCGAGGACCGCGCGCCGGCTATTTCTTGGCGAGCCTAGAGCGGGATTTCGTCGCGCGCCGGCTGCAGGATGCGGCCGCCGGCTAG